One Podospora pseudopauciseta strain CBS 411.78 chromosome 5 map unlocalized CBS411.78m_5, whole genome shotgun sequence DNA window includes the following coding sequences:
- a CDS encoding uncharacterized protein (EggNog:ENOG503PHH8): MYATLDIQSPVLLPINVATTPHHTTVHHLPRFVHMNSESTSGSSSLLILWSYGASILTPIKTPVILAIINTQDAEYEKKITMAWSTMQTSSSTSSGPTKPAIGSLGQFSTNSSPSKSQCKNYKYNLHHPHQSHHLHPSSSYTSTQPNQPTTKMQLSLTSLVSLLAAAQSASAWQSTSTTPPLPLPSSPSLTYSTVIGYADSRICNDQVQNRVLRGSTFHDTCFTFGQSMPGVSCTHYARNGAPAQACSGHLPIVSIRHGTGENCIFYRNGGCTGDQIWKNGVNGCATFGDRTTIGSYRCSTR, encoded by the exons ATGTACGCTACCTTAGACATCCAATCACCGGTACTGTTGC CTATTAACGTTGCAACAACACCTCACCACACTACGGTACACCATCTTCCCCGGTTCGTTCATATGAATAGTGAATCCACATCAGGATCATCATCCCTACTCATACTATGGAGCTATGGAGCATCCATTCTCACCCCGATCAAAACACCCGTCATACTCGCGatcatcaacacccaagATGCCGAGtacgaaaagaaaatcacCATGGCTTGGTCCACAATGcaaacatcctcctccacaagcAGTGGGCCGACTAAACCAGCGATTGGATCACTCGGACAATTCTCTACAAACTCTTCTCCATCAAAGAGCCAATGCAAAAACTACAAGTACAACcttcatcacccccatcagtcccatcatcttcacccatcctcatcctACACTTCCacacaacccaaccaaccaaccaccaaaatgcagctctccctcacctccctcgtctccctcctcgcagcGGCCCAGTCCGCCTCAGCCTGGCAGAGTACGTCaaccacaccccccctccctttgccctcttccccatcactAACCTATTCCACAGTCATCGGCTACGCCGACAGCAGAATCTGCAACGACCAGGTCCAGAACCGCGTCCTCCGCGGCAGCACCTTCCACGACACCTGCTTCACCTTCGGCCAGTCCATGCCGGGCGTGTCTTGCACCCACTACGCCAGAAACGGAGCCCCCGCCCAGGCCTGCAGCGGCCATCTCCCCATCGTCTCCATCCGCCACGGCACCGGAGAGAACTGCATCTTCTACAGAAACGGGGGTTGCACTGGCGACCAGATTTGGAAGAACGGCGTCAACGGCTGCGCTACCTTTGGCGATCGCACCACCATTGGATCCTACAGGTGCAGCACCCGTTAA
- a CDS encoding uncharacterized protein (EggNog:ENOG50KOG0194; COG:K; COG:L; COG:T): MLKREDGSLSAKVDDFGYLASSGDSSNLLELPNTSPWHAPERQERSNLAPAEVMTADIFSFGMVSLWFVFEKQLLKMAQSPDHVPVSCLDYLSDPGPDRSQAIANKLRSANYLPDPAILKILAGQQIFAVPLAQTLISGRDGLDGKLGTEFKPLFEGTLALDPKEPVADLRVLLELKAPDPEHATNWPRPTCQRVVDVDFKVLMSLPRYIFMLDMHPLAILPM, from the exons atgttgaagagggaggatggcTCGCTATCAGCCAAAGTCGACGATTTTGGCTACCTCGCCTCTTCTGGTGATAGTAGCAACCTGTTGGAGCTGCCCAATACCTCTCCATGGCATGCACCCGAGCGCCAGGAGCGTTCTAACCTTGCGCCAGCCGAGGTAATGACTGCGGATATCTTCTCCTTTGGCATGGTCTCTCTATGGTTTGTATTTGAAAAACAGCTTTTGAAGATGGCGCAAAGTCCCGATCATGTGCCCGTGTCCTGTTTGGATTACCTGAGTGACCCGGGGCCTGATAGAAGCCAGGCTATAGCAAACAAGCTTCGCTCCGCCAACTATCTGCCAGATCCAGCTATCTTGAAGATTCTCGCAGGCCAGCAAATTTTCGCCGTACCACTGGCACAAACACTGATCTCAGGACGGGATGGCCTTGACGGGAAGCTGGGGACTGAATTTAAGCCACTTTTTGAGGGTACTCTTGCACTGGATCCGAAAGAGCCTGTGGCTGACCTGAGAGTGTTACTTGAGCTCAAGGCCCCAGATCCG GAACATGCAACCAATTGGCCTCGGCCCACATGTCAGAGGGTAGTTGATGTGGACTTCAAGGTACTTATGAGCCTACCCAGGTACATATTCATGCTTGATATGCATCCGCTGGCCATATTGCCCATGTAG
- a CDS encoding uncharacterized protein (EggNog:ENOG503NVU0; COG:Q; CAZy:AA1) yields MKQTLLALGAFFTAVTAIALPLDSLQSNPHLTPLKPRQGCENTPTSRECWGEFGLDTNYYTTWPNTGNTREYWLSVQQGDCSPDGYLRTCMTFNGTIPGPTIFADWGDDLVIHVTNNMLENGTAIHWHGLHMRDNSLNDGVPGVTQCGIRPGDTQTYRFKVTQYGSTWYHSHFSLQYAEGLFGGMIFNGPATADYEVDLGNLFLSDWGHTEAFHLWSTVAKGGRPPTLETGLINGTNTITPNCNPATDARCVGQGAKHEIIFKENTTYLIRLVNPAVDSVFDFSIDQHDLTVIAQDLVPIKPYTTDSVQISMGQRYDIVVTAKPKNKTADGNYWLRAGLIAGCSGPNLNAASITGIVRYDEDSTALPSSTNHNTISTSCLGEPLASLEPYLELNVTNMFNTTLENLGTRPQGVDGAEWFQWTLNTSSLHLDPSHPTLEHVFNNESIFPTPYNVVGVQPSGTGEQQWQVLIIQDQTQIGAAHPIHLHGHDFWVLAAVPQATFNGDTSGFNTANPSRRDVAVLPGRGYLAIAFELDNPGAWLVHCHIAWHASQGLSLEFVESQSKIRSGLLQRDIDEFERTCQRWTGWPPVHPQEDSGI; encoded by the exons ATGAAGCAGACGCTTCTTGCCCTCGGGGCTTTCTTTACAGCCGTCACGGCTATCGCCCTTCCTCTTGACTCTTTGCAGTCGAACCCTCATCTCACACCTCTGAAGCCTCGTCAGGGTTGTGAAAACACTCCGACTTCCCGTGAATGCTGGGGAGAGTTTGGTCTCGATACCAATTACTACACCACCTGGCCCAACACCGGAAACACCAGGGAGTACTGGCTCTCTGTCCAGCAGGGAGACTGCTCCCCTGACGGCTACCTTCGAACATGCATGACCTTTAACGGCACTATTCCTGGCCCCACGATCTTTGCCGATTGGGGTGATGACCTTGTCATCCATGTCACCAATAACATGCTGGAGAACGGGACAGCCATTCACTGGCATGGTCTCCATATGAGGGATAACTCTCTTAATGATG GCGTGCCTGGCGTTACTCAGTGTGGTATCCGCCCTGGTGACACCCAGACCTACCGGTTCAAGGTCACCCAATATGGCTCGACTTGGTACCACTCTCATTTCTCTCTGCAGTACGCTGAAGGTCTCTTTGGCGGCATGATCTTCAATGGTCCGGCTACTGCAGACTATGAGGTTGACCTTGGCAACTTGTTCCTCTCTGACTGGGGCCACACCGAGGCATTCCATCTCTGGAGTACTGTCGCCAAGGGCGGTAGGCCTCCCACGCTTGAAACAGGTCTCATCAACGGCACCAACACCATTACTCCTAACTGCAACCCTGCCACCGACGCTCGCTGCGTTGGACAGGGTGCAAAGCACGAGATCATTTTCAAGGAGAACACAACATATCTCATCCGTCTCGTCAACCCAGCTGTTGACTCAGTGTTCGACTTCAGCATTGATCAGCATGACCTGACTGTTATCGCCCAAGATCTTGTCCCAATCAAGCCTTACACCACAGACTCGGTTCAGATCTCCATGGGTCAAAGATATGATATCGTCGTCACAGCCAAACCCAAGAACAAGACCGCCGACGGCAACTACTGGCTCCGCGCCGGACTCATTGCAGGATGCAGCGGTCCCAACCTCAACGCTGCAAGCATCACCGGCATTGTCCGCTACGACGAGGATAGCACTGcactcccctcctccaccaaccacaacaccattTCCACCAGCTGCCTCGGCGAACCTCTCGCCAGTCTCGAGCCCTACCTCGAACTGAACGTGACAAACAtgttcaacaccaccctcgagAACCTGGGCACCAGGCCACAGGGCGTCGACGGCGCGGAGTGGTTCCAGTGGACGCTCAATACCTCCTCCCTGCACCTCGACCCGTCCCACCCCACGCTGGAGCACGTCTTTAACAACGAAAGCATCTTCCCCACCCCTTACAACGTGGTGGGTGTGCAGCCTTCCGGCACCGGTGAGCAACAGTGGCAGGTGCTCATCATCCAAGACCAAACTCAGATTGG CGCCGCCCACCCAATCCACCTCCACGGTCACGACTTCTGGGTACTGGCCGCAGTTCCCCAAGCAACCTTCAACGGCGACACCTCCGGTTTcaacaccgccaacccctcccgCCGCGACGTCGCCGTCCTCCCCGGGCGCGGCTACCTCGCTATCGCGTTCGAGCTCGACAACCCCGGTGCTTGGCTGGTGCACTGTCACATCGCCTGGCACGCCAGCCAGGGCTTGTCGCTGGAATTTGTTGAGAGCCAGAGCAAGATCAGGAGCGGACTGCTGCAGAGGGACATCGATGAGTTTGAGCGGACTTGCCAGAGGTGGACGGGCTGGCCGCCTGTTCACCCGCAGGAGGACTCTGGTATCTAA
- a CDS encoding uncharacterized protein (EggNog:ENOG503NWC1; BUSCO:EOG09262MFL; COG:J) translates to MKPRTFFKDGKVNTATMARIPTTELRKYLLTGQLTRRGCLHLRSSTLAPPILPLRTLSTTPPTPSDQQSQIIPLRKQLKDQAKAAKLSGSPKKKLKKFDNQTVPGWDLTVGIEIHAQLNTPSKLFSPASTPSGSSDDAAHHHHPNTHVAPFDLAIPGSQPSFQPTTLIPAIRAALALNCHIEFISRFDRKHYFHWDQPSGYQITQYYHPFARSGSVTLYPRDGIAAEDGEQVTVGIKQVQMEQDTAKTLTQPNSTHYLDFNRVGVPLVEIITEPCIHRPATAAAFVRKVQMLLKSVDACISGLEQGGLRADVNVSVKRTGEEELGTKTEIKNLSSFKAVEDAIIAERDRQIRVLEEGGRIEGETRGWSLGSVETRRLRGKEGEVDYRYMPDPDLGPVVIGRDLVERLEETMGMLPDDEVGVLMGRFGLSERDAMALMLMEGRLEYFYGVLEELERMLGVEAVEGGEQRHTMLAANWCLHELGKLAEAEEVGEAAAEEVTSQVPEQDLAAILFYLHQKKVTAKVAKDLLWDVFRGTIATGGVTEQIDSQDLWYKEITEADYAAIADEVIEGQEKVLQDFLKFKQGKSKAYPQGKLGFLVGKMMRAGPQQGKGMDPASAERVMKVRIEQVYLPRLEEAQ, encoded by the coding sequence ATGAAGCCTCGaactttttttaaagatGGCAAAGTCAACACCGCAACCATGGCGCGAATACCCACCACCGAGCTGAGAAAATACCTTCTAACTGGCCAATTAACCCGCCGCGGCTGCCTCCATCTTAGATCATCCACCCTCGCACCACCAATACTGCCCCTCCGAACCttgtccaccacccctccaaccccctccgaCCAGCAATCCCAGATTATCCCCCTCCGCAAACAACTCAAAGACCAAGCCAAAGCCGCCAAACTTTCCGGCTCCCCCaagaaaaagctaaaaaaatTCGACAACCAAACCGTCCCCGGCTGGGACCTCACCGTCGGCATCGAAATCCATGCCCAactcaacaccccctccaagctcttctcccccgcctcGACCCCCAGCGGCAGCTCCGACGAcgcagcccaccaccaccaccccaacacccaCGTCGCCCCCTTCGACCTCGCCATCCCCGGCTCCCAACCCTCATTCCAGCCAACAACCCTCATCCCCGCCATCCGCGCCGCCCTAGCCCTCAACTGCCACATCGAGTTCATCTCCCGATTCGACCGAAAACACTACTTCCACTGGGACCAACCTTCTGGTTACCAAATAACGCAGTATTACCACCCCTTTGCCCGATCAGGTTCGGTAACCTTGTACCCGCGAGATGGCATCGCAGCAGAAGACGGGGAGCAGGTAACAGTGGGGATAAAACAAGTCCAAATGGAGCAGGACACGGCCAAGACGCTCACGCAACCTAACTCGACGCATTATCTTGATTTCAACAGGGTGGGTGTGCCGCTGGTGGAAATTATCACCGAGCCGTGTATCCACCGCCCTGCCACAGCGGCGGCATTTGTGAGGAAGGTGCAGATGCTGCTCAAGAGCGTAGATGCTTGTATTTCTGGGCTGGAGCAAGGTGGTTTACGAGCGGATGTCAATGTTTCTGTCAAGAGGactggggaagaagagctGGGGACAAAGACGGAGATTAAGAATTTGAGTAGTTTTAAGGCTGTGGAGGATGCGATTATTGCTGAGAGGGATAGGCAGATtagggtgttggaggagggggggaggattgaAGGGGAGACGAGGGGGTGGAGCCTGGGGAGTGTggagacgaggaggttgagagggaaggagggggaggtggattaTAGGTATATGCCTGATCCGGATTtggggccggtggtgattgggagggacttggtggagaggttggaggaaaCAATGGGCATGTTGccggatgatgaggttggggtattgatggggaggtttgggttGAGTGAGAGGGATGCGATGGCGTTAatgttgatggaggggaggttggagtaTTTTTAtggggtgttggaggagttggagaggatgTTAGGGGTTGAggcggtggaagggggggagcaGAGGCATACGATGCTGGCGGCAAATTGGTGTCTGCATGAGTTGGGGAAGTTGGCTGAGGCGGaagaggtgggggaggccgctgctgaggaggtCACCAGTCAAGTGCCGGAGCAGGATTTGGCTGCCATTTTGTTTTACTTGCATCAGAAGAAGGTCACAGCCAAGGTGGCGAAGGATTTGCTCTGGGATGTTTTCCGGGGAACGATTGCGACTGGTGGAGTGACTGAGCAGATTGACAGTCAAGACTTGTGGTACAAGGAAATTACCGAGGCAGACTATGCGGCCATTGCTGATGAGGTGATCGAGGGCCAGGAGAAGGTGTTGCAGGACTTCCTCAAGTTTAAGCAGGGAAAGAGCAAAGCCTACCCCCAGGGCAAGCTGGGATTCTTGGTCGgcaagatgatgagggctGGTCCCCAGCAGGGAAAGGGGATGGATCCTGCTTCTGCTGAGAGGGTCATGAAAGTGAGGATTGAGCAGGTGTATCTTCCAAGACTGGAAGAGGCTCAATAA